In Desulfosporosinus sp. Sb-LF, one DNA window encodes the following:
- a CDS encoding hydantoinase B/oxoprolinase family protein, whose protein sequence is MNAKMDEVIEQAVIANRLDTITKEMGYALERSSRSPIFAEACDFACGICNGDGDLVSQINGIPILAAAGTFSVKEIIKKYPGQVEEGDVFIINDPYQGGNHLPDIGIITPLVVDGEVLFYCVSRAHHGDIGGSVAGSYNAKATEIFQEGLRIPPIKLVSQGRVINEVMDLITRNVRNPQMLQNDLWAQMGANNIGSVRLKELLNNYSPARIKETVGYLLDHAEKLTRLAIKGLPNGDYIGEEWVDDDGFQTNPIKIKVTVKVRAEEMTLDFDGTDSQVKGFVNTALVTSTTAAWIGALWALGPDIPRNSGAFRAIKVNMPKGSLVNPHDPAPVTLSTLTPASEIISAIFQALDTVAGDRLPAGFGRYCGPSFYGIDPRNQEFYVGFAFCALGSGGGIAGRDGYAYMAPLSNYGGVRAPNIEANEIQYPHLTLCHEMEMDSAGSGMWRGGPGIRYSLKFYGEPTNIVMFGDGMKIPPFGSVSGKSGSLNFAELTMEDGQRITMESKESDRSLPKGTVLTVITSGGGGWGDPLQRDPERVRQDVINGIISPSKARQDYGVVLEDSD, encoded by the coding sequence ATGAATGCCAAAATGGATGAGGTTATCGAGCAGGCAGTTATTGCCAATCGTTTGGATACGATTACCAAGGAAATGGGCTATGCTTTAGAACGATCGTCCAGATCCCCTATTTTTGCCGAGGCCTGCGATTTCGCCTGTGGGATCTGTAACGGAGATGGAGATTTAGTCTCTCAGATCAATGGCATTCCTATCTTAGCAGCTGCAGGAACATTTAGCGTTAAGGAAATTATTAAGAAATATCCTGGACAGGTCGAAGAGGGCGACGTTTTTATCATAAATGATCCATATCAAGGGGGGAATCATCTTCCGGATATCGGCATAATCACCCCACTGGTCGTGGATGGAGAGGTTCTATTCTACTGTGTTAGCAGGGCTCATCACGGAGATATTGGTGGGTCTGTTGCCGGTAGTTATAATGCTAAGGCGACCGAGATTTTCCAGGAAGGTTTACGTATTCCCCCGATTAAACTTGTGAGTCAGGGGCGGGTTATCAACGAGGTTATGGACCTGATCACTCGCAATGTCAGAAATCCGCAAATGCTGCAAAATGATTTGTGGGCGCAAATGGGAGCCAACAATATTGGGAGTGTTCGTTTAAAAGAATTGCTTAACAATTACTCCCCAGCACGAATCAAGGAAACGGTGGGGTATCTTCTAGATCATGCTGAAAAACTCACTCGATTAGCCATCAAAGGTTTGCCAAATGGAGATTACATTGGGGAAGAATGGGTCGATGATGATGGTTTCCAAACGAATCCAATCAAAATTAAGGTTACGGTTAAAGTTCGTGCAGAGGAAATGACTCTTGACTTTGACGGGACTGATTCTCAGGTCAAAGGCTTTGTAAATACTGCTCTGGTTACTAGTACGACTGCAGCTTGGATTGGTGCCCTTTGGGCCTTGGGACCAGATATTCCTCGTAATAGCGGGGCTTTCCGGGCGATTAAGGTAAATATGCCTAAAGGGAGTTTGGTTAATCCACATGATCCTGCGCCGGTCACGTTAAGTACGTTGACTCCAGCAAGTGAAATCATTAGCGCCATTTTTCAAGCCTTGGACACGGTCGCTGGGGACCGATTACCCGCAGGTTTTGGACGTTACTGTGGCCCGTCTTTTTATGGCATTGACCCTCGTAACCAGGAATTTTACGTCGGCTTCGCCTTTTGTGCTCTGGGTTCTGGCGGAGGAATTGCTGGGCGGGATGGTTACGCCTATATGGCACCCCTATCTAACTATGGAGGAGTACGTGCCCCTAATATTGAAGCCAATGAAATCCAGTATCCTCATTTAACGTTATGTCACGAGATGGAAATGGATAGTGCTGGGTCAGGGATGTGGCGTGGGGGACCAGGTATTCGGTATAGTCTGAAATTTTATGGTGAACCAACCAATATTGTCATGTTCGGTGACGGGATGAAAATTCCACCCTTTGGCTCTGTTTCAGGGAAATCGGGCAGTCTGAATTTTGCCGAATTGACAATGGAAGATGGACAACGGATCACTATGGAAAGTAAAGAAAGTGATCGTTCGTTGCCAAAGGGAACGGTACTCACTGTGATTACTTCAGGTGGGGGGGGGTGGGGAGACCCCTTGCAGCGAGATCCAGAGAGGGTACGGCAAGATGTAATAAATGGTATTATATCTCCGTCCAAGGCCAGGCAGGACTATGGGGTTGTCTTAGAAGATAGTGATTAA
- a CDS encoding hydantoinase/oxoprolinase family protein produces MYKIAVDVGGTFADFVVRDQHGCSFTTKVPSGLENPLESILRGLTDLAQGFGLSLSEFLGQTDKFIHGTTVGINALLQGQGAKTALITTEGFRDSLELRRSRLAEQWDFRVALPPVLVPRYLRIGLRERMDYKGMSIKSVDHAQIKEIADFLRQQEVESVAVCLLFACRNPEHEEGFKDQLQGLLPNVFITLSSELSSQLGEYERTTTTVLNARLSPVLSNYLLDLRSHMRNNGLQVPISIAQNNGGLTDLRQASQRAVHSLFSGPAGGVKGGWALAHEQDLPELVVADMGGTSFDVSLIRQGTMEVNHQAEIAGYPVQLPMLDIHTVGAGGGSIAWLDKGGMLRVGPHSAGAKPGPACYGLGGQEPTITDAALIMGLLDSSGFLGGRMALDEKLAYKAIETKIAQPLGLSVPEAAYAIYQVALSLMVDAVYLMTVKKGYDPRLFALAAVGGALPLFATALAAGVGIQEVVVPELASVFCAQGLHHACFQIEVLRSLFIVLGETPGPSWNQIVMELQRQADQELSRLGVSIDQSEYVWSADLKYPDQHHEINTALPCGTNDPSVWQQLAQNFHNNHRRLYGYSQPEKLLELVNLRLLAKEKEDFFQERIKTRSYLEKTRRALDNKRAKWDIGNTGELRGTRGKGDNGSKEIPETNKLQSVYWHGSFQQIEVYQGRDLYTGMKLRGPALIRKDFVTILVEENCQAELDLAGNLRIRIGKDGR; encoded by the coding sequence ATGTACAAAATTGCAGTTGATGTAGGGGGTACGTTCGCGGACTTTGTGGTTCGGGATCAGCATGGATGTTCCTTTACCACCAAGGTTCCTTCTGGCCTAGAAAACCCTCTGGAATCGATTTTGCGAGGCCTAACTGATTTGGCGCAGGGTTTCGGCTTATCACTCTCAGAATTCCTTGGGCAAACCGACAAGTTTATTCATGGGACGACTGTAGGTATCAATGCCTTGCTGCAGGGTCAAGGTGCAAAAACAGCTTTGATCACGACCGAGGGCTTTCGCGATTCATTGGAATTAAGACGTTCACGTTTGGCTGAACAATGGGATTTTCGTGTTGCTTTACCCCCCGTTTTAGTACCGCGGTATTTGCGCATAGGGCTTCGGGAACGTATGGATTATAAGGGTATGTCTATCAAATCCGTGGATCACGCCCAAATAAAGGAGATTGCCGATTTCTTGCGGCAACAAGAGGTAGAATCCGTTGCGGTATGTTTGCTCTTTGCCTGTCGTAATCCGGAGCATGAAGAAGGGTTTAAAGATCAATTGCAAGGTCTTTTGCCCAACGTATTTATCACGCTTTCGTCTGAACTTTCTTCCCAACTTGGGGAATATGAACGAACTACCACAACAGTTCTAAATGCACGCTTAAGTCCTGTGTTAAGTAATTATCTACTGGATTTGAGGTCTCACATGCGTAATAACGGTCTTCAAGTGCCAATATCCATCGCCCAGAATAATGGCGGTTTAACGGATTTAAGGCAAGCAAGTCAGCGTGCTGTGCACAGTTTGTTTTCCGGTCCGGCTGGAGGGGTCAAAGGGGGATGGGCCTTGGCTCATGAACAGGATTTGCCCGAATTGGTCGTGGCAGATATGGGGGGGACAAGCTTTGATGTTTCCCTAATTAGGCAAGGAACGATGGAAGTGAACCATCAGGCCGAGATCGCCGGATACCCTGTCCAATTGCCGATGTTAGATATTCATACAGTTGGGGCAGGTGGGGGAAGTATTGCTTGGTTGGATAAGGGAGGAATGTTGCGGGTTGGACCACATTCTGCCGGTGCGAAGCCTGGGCCTGCTTGTTATGGTTTAGGGGGTCAAGAACCCACCATCACTGATGCGGCTTTGATCATGGGTCTATTAGACAGTTCGGGTTTTTTAGGTGGACGCATGGCTTTAGATGAGAAATTAGCCTATAAGGCTATTGAAACGAAGATTGCTCAACCATTAGGTTTATCCGTCCCTGAAGCAGCCTATGCCATTTATCAGGTGGCGCTCTCCTTGATGGTGGATGCCGTTTACCTTATGACCGTCAAGAAAGGCTATGATCCCCGTTTATTCGCCTTGGCCGCTGTCGGTGGTGCACTGCCGTTGTTTGCGACAGCTTTGGCAGCGGGGGTAGGGATTCAGGAAGTTGTAGTTCCTGAGCTAGCGTCCGTTTTCTGTGCCCAAGGACTGCACCACGCTTGTTTTCAGATTGAAGTCTTGCGCAGTCTCTTTATAGTGTTAGGTGAGACGCCAGGCCCAAGTTGGAATCAAATCGTAATGGAACTTCAACGGCAAGCGGATCAAGAGTTGTCTCGCCTCGGCGTAAGTATCGATCAGAGTGAGTACGTTTGGTCTGCAGATTTAAAGTACCCTGATCAGCATCATGAAATTAACACAGCCCTGCCTTGTGGTACGAATGATCCATCAGTTTGGCAACAGTTAGCTCAGAATTTTCACAATAACCATCGTAGACTTTACGGTTATAGCCAGCCGGAGAAGCTCTTAGAACTTGTGAACCTGCGACTGTTAGCTAAGGAAAAGGAAGATTTCTTTCAAGAAAGGATCAAAACACGCTCGTACCTGGAGAAAACAAGACGAGCACTGGACAACAAAAGAGCGAAATGGGATATAGGGAACACAGGGGAATTACGGGGCACAAGGGGTAAAGGTGATAATGGTAGTAAAGAGATACCTGAAACTAATAAGTTACAATCGGTCTATTGGCATGGATCTTTTCAGCAGATAGAAGTTTATCAGGGGCGAGACTTATATACAGGAATGAAGTTAAGAGGCCCAGCGTTAATTAGAAAGGACTTTGTGACCATCTTAGTAGAAGAGAACTGTCAGGCTGAACTAGATCTGGCGGGCAACTTAAGGATTAGAATAGGAAAGGATGGACGATAA
- a CDS encoding UbiD family decarboxylase → MEQDLRSFIERVKQQNPLEVVHIHEEIDPKYEISTLIMELEKVRRYPLTIFDNVKGHDISVVTNVLAPRERLALAMGVHPNDLAAEFSKRINQRIEPVEIADAPFRENVVIGPEVDLYKLPILTHFPIDAGPYITAGLVIAKDPVTGADTAGYHRMQLKGRDKLGISLHSRQRLWEYFRRSEEMGKSLEATIVLGIHPNISMGSMALIPYDQGKFAAMGGLFGSPLKVARCKMVDLTVPAYAEVIIEGEIVAGEREAEGPFAEFTNYACYRSTENLFKVKAIQYRTKPLFQDITPAMSSEHITIVAVQREGDVLNALKRTLPNIKSVHAPISACGLFHCYISMKKIAEGQAQQAIFTAFSVDHNLKMVVVVDEDVDVFDERQVLWAMATRLQADRGVTIIPQHMGMGCTLDPSSDELSRTAKMGIDATKPLSGFAPTVEMSSEVQHKVQRFMESFGL, encoded by the coding sequence TTGGAGCAGGATCTGAGATCATTTATCGAACGAGTTAAGCAGCAAAACCCCTTAGAGGTTGTCCATATTCATGAGGAGATTGACCCAAAGTATGAAATTAGTACCTTGATTATGGAATTAGAGAAAGTGCGGCGCTATCCGCTGACGATTTTTGATAACGTTAAAGGGCATGATATCTCCGTTGTCACTAATGTTTTGGCTCCTCGCGAGCGTTTGGCATTGGCTATGGGTGTTCATCCCAACGATCTTGCCGCTGAGTTTTCCAAGCGAATCAATCAGCGGATCGAGCCTGTCGAGATAGCTGATGCTCCGTTTCGGGAGAATGTTGTTATAGGCCCAGAGGTTGATTTGTATAAATTGCCAATTTTGACTCACTTCCCAATTGATGCTGGACCCTACATTACAGCAGGCTTGGTCATTGCTAAAGATCCAGTGACGGGTGCTGATACAGCAGGTTATCACCGGATGCAGTTAAAGGGTAGGGACAAATTAGGGATTAGCCTCCATTCTAGGCAACGTTTATGGGAGTACTTCCGCCGCTCGGAAGAAATGGGTAAATCGCTCGAAGCGACGATTGTACTCGGTATCCACCCTAATATTTCGATGGGGTCAATGGCCTTGATCCCTTATGATCAAGGTAAATTTGCAGCGATGGGGGGATTATTTGGGTCTCCGCTGAAGGTCGCTCGCTGCAAGATGGTCGATCTGACGGTTCCTGCTTATGCTGAGGTTATCATCGAGGGGGAAATCGTCGCAGGAGAACGAGAAGCTGAAGGCCCTTTTGCAGAATTCACAAATTATGCCTGTTATCGCAGCACGGAAAATTTGTTCAAGGTTAAGGCAATTCAGTACCGCACGAAACCGCTCTTTCAGGATATTACACCAGCCATGAGTTCAGAGCATATTACGATTGTCGCTGTACAGCGAGAAGGGGATGTCCTGAATGCGCTGAAAAGGACTCTGCCTAATATTAAAAGTGTTCATGCTCCCATTTCGGCTTGTGGATTGTTCCACTGTTACATTTCCATGAAGAAGATTGCTGAGGGACAGGCCCAGCAAGCCATCTTTACGGCCTTCTCGGTGGATCATAATCTGAAGATGGTCGTTGTAGTCGATGAAGATGTGGACGTTTTCGATGAACGCCAGGTGCTTTGGGCCATGGCCACTAGACTTCAAGCGGATAGAGGAGTGACGATCATACCGCAGCATATGGGTATGGGCTGTACTTTAGATCCTTCGAGTGATGAATTAAGTCGAACTGCCAAAATGGGTATTGATGCGACGAAACCCCTTTCAGGTTTTGCGCCCACAGTGGAGATGTCATCTGAGGTTCAGCATAAGGTACAGCGTTTTATGGAGTCCTTCGGCCTATAA
- the mch gene encoding methenyltetrahydromethanopterin cyclohydrolase, translating to MLLPLSQTHELSPNRQAFPLVQKFLSRSELLRVKVHKQNGVTVIDCGVHVQGGWEAGTLFASVCLGGLAQVQQHWSDFNGLHWPAVEVVSDHPIRACLASQYAGWPIKNGKLLAMGSGPGRAIVHEGEVFEVSGYEDYSETAIICLESEELPSEEVVRYILEECQCDPTNLYIMVAPTASQVGSVQIAARALETGLSKLMELGYNIENIVSGSGICPLSPVAGDNLSALGRTNDALLYGSTVLYYLHDDDKALDSLVKLVPSSSSREYGRPFAEVYKECGDFYDIDPRLFSPAEVWLCNLKSGNSFHAGSLRPDILRNSFGLGIN from the coding sequence ATGCTTTTGCCGCTTAGCCAAACCCATGAATTAAGTCCTAACCGTCAGGCTTTCCCGTTGGTTCAGAAATTCCTCTCCCGGAGCGAACTGCTTCGGGTCAAGGTTCACAAACAAAATGGGGTAACAGTGATCGATTGCGGTGTTCATGTTCAGGGTGGCTGGGAAGCAGGGACCTTGTTCGCGTCTGTTTGCCTCGGAGGGCTAGCCCAGGTTCAACAACATTGGTCAGACTTTAATGGGTTGCACTGGCCCGCAGTTGAAGTAGTCTCTGATCATCCGATCCGAGCTTGTCTGGCGTCCCAATATGCCGGATGGCCTATTAAAAATGGCAAGTTATTAGCAATGGGTTCTGGTCCGGGACGTGCTATTGTTCATGAGGGTGAAGTATTTGAAGTTTCAGGCTATGAGGATTATTCGGAGACAGCGATCATTTGTTTGGAAAGTGAGGAACTTCCTTCAGAAGAGGTGGTTCGGTATATTTTAGAGGAGTGTCAATGCGATCCCACAAATCTCTATATCATGGTAGCCCCTACTGCGTCACAGGTGGGTTCAGTTCAGATAGCGGCACGAGCCTTGGAAACTGGCTTATCTAAACTCATGGAACTGGGCTATAATATAGAGAACATAGTATCCGGTTCGGGTATTTGTCCGTTATCACCAGTAGCGGGTGATAATCTAAGTGCCCTTGGGCGGACAAACGATGCGCTTCTTTATGGTTCGACAGTACTTTATTACCTTCATGATGATGATAAAGCTCTCGATTCTCTGGTGAAGCTGGTTCCGTCATCGTCTTCTCGGGAATATGGTCGACCTTTTGCGGAGGTGTATAAGGAATGTGGGGATTTTTACGATATCGACCCACGTCTGTTTAGCCCTGCGGAAGTGTGGTTATGTAATTTAAAGAGTGGTAACTCGTTTCATGCCGGATCCTTGCGTCCTGATATTTTGCGTAATTCATTTGGGCTAGGAATAAACTGA
- a CDS encoding D-aminoacylase, whose protein sequence is MYDIAIINGLVIDGTGNSPIQSDVGIKNGTIVEVAKTLSAKATLIIDARHKMVTPGFIDVHSHSDLVPFMSGSIRESKIRQGVTTEVVGQCGLGSAPFIDTMQDWRNYLTPILGTGPQTWDWPKFETFMHDLSQAKKPNNLAVLLGHGAIRAQILGLENVAPSTSDLSAMCRIVDEGMSHGALGISYGLAYLPGMFATQQELIALSSVVAAHKGFMMIHIRSHSLQIRESMIEALTVAKVSGVKLQISHMRSYANRDYGISGQALLELVEQARADGVDVTFDEHPYRAGSTLLSQILPPWAKEGGSPEIVRRLKDPQLRARLKEELNNPGLDYPGWDNFVGMVGWSNIMISSVFSQQNKWTEGQTAAQLVTKIGLEKTELVHEIIDQIAELLISEDSRGSMVMQNLFAEEDIIELLKHPLCQIGSDGIPTGKPHPRLYGTFPKFLGEYVRDKKIMTWAEGVKRITGDPALRLNLANKGFVKTGYSADLVVFDPENINAPEDYNNPSASPIGINYTVVNGHVSMANGEILCTSAGKLI, encoded by the coding sequence ATGTACGATATTGCAATAATTAATGGTTTAGTCATAGATGGAACCGGTAACTCGCCAATTCAAAGTGACGTTGGTATTAAGAACGGGACAATAGTTGAGGTGGCTAAAACTCTGTCAGCAAAGGCTACCTTGATTATCGACGCCAGACACAAAATGGTGACACCGGGGTTTATTGATGTGCATAGCCATAGTGACTTGGTGCCCTTTATGTCAGGTTCAATTCGTGAAAGTAAGATAAGACAAGGGGTTACAACTGAAGTAGTTGGGCAATGTGGTTTAGGATCAGCACCGTTCATAGATACAATGCAAGACTGGCGTAATTACTTAACCCCCATCTTAGGAACTGGGCCTCAAACTTGGGATTGGCCCAAGTTTGAGACGTTTATGCATGATTTGAGCCAAGCAAAAAAGCCTAATAACTTAGCGGTATTACTTGGTCATGGCGCAATAAGGGCACAAATTTTAGGGTTGGAAAATGTCGCGCCTTCAACATCGGATCTTTCGGCTATGTGCAGGATTGTCGATGAGGGGATGTCACATGGCGCTCTCGGAATTTCCTACGGTTTGGCTTACTTACCAGGAATGTTTGCGACTCAACAAGAACTTATTGCCTTAAGCTCAGTCGTGGCGGCTCATAAGGGCTTCATGATGATTCATATTCGCAGCCACTCTCTCCAAATTCGTGAGAGCATGATCGAAGCCTTAACCGTAGCCAAAGTATCCGGGGTTAAGTTGCAAATTTCTCATATGCGTTCCTATGCTAATCGGGATTATGGTATATCTGGTCAAGCCTTACTAGAATTAGTGGAACAAGCTAGGGCTGATGGCGTAGACGTCACGTTTGATGAGCACCCGTATCGAGCAGGTAGTACCCTATTATCTCAAATCCTTCCTCCATGGGCAAAGGAAGGTGGTAGTCCTGAAATAGTACGCAGACTAAAGGACCCCCAATTGCGGGCTAGGCTAAAGGAAGAATTGAATAATCCAGGACTCGATTATCCGGGTTGGGATAACTTTGTTGGAATGGTTGGCTGGTCCAACATCATGATAAGCTCAGTGTTTAGCCAACAAAATAAATGGACAGAGGGTCAAACAGCAGCACAGTTAGTCACGAAAATAGGCTTAGAAAAAACGGAACTGGTTCATGAAATTATAGATCAGATCGCTGAACTCTTAATTAGTGAAGATAGCCGAGGTTCTATGGTGATGCAGAATCTATTTGCCGAAGAAGATATTATTGAGTTGCTTAAACACCCCTTATGTCAAATAGGTTCAGATGGAATCCCTACGGGCAAACCTCATCCCCGTTTATATGGTACCTTCCCTAAGTTTTTGGGGGAATATGTCCGCGATAAAAAAATTATGACTTGGGCAGAAGGGGTTAAGAGAATAACTGGAGACCCAGCCCTTAGGTTGAACTTAGCGAATAAGGGATTTGTCAAAACGGGCTATAGTGCCGACCTGGTAGTCTTTGACCCTGAAAATATTAATGCCCCCGAAGATTATAACAATCCCTCTGCGTCTCCCATAGGGATAAATTACACAGTAGTCAATGGTCACGTCTCCATGGCAAATGGCGAGATTTTATGTACTTCAGCCGGAAAACTGATCTAA
- the ilvN gene encoding acetolactate synthase small subunit yields MKHTLAVLVENKPGVLTHISGLISRRAFNIESIAAGYTEEPDTTRITIVVEGDEIEQEQVVNQLSKLVDVIKISDLTAVESIQRELALIKVKASVETRSDIINIVDIFRASIVDVNRETMVIELSGDETKIDALCQVLDDDHGIIEIARTGKIALSRGPIPAKDQ; encoded by the coding sequence ATGAAACACACACTTGCCGTTTTAGTCGAAAATAAACCGGGGGTTTTAACTCATATTTCCGGACTGATTAGTCGTCGGGCTTTTAATATCGAAAGTATAGCAGCCGGATATACGGAAGAACCTGATACCACTAGGATTACAATTGTGGTTGAAGGGGATGAGATCGAGCAGGAACAGGTTGTCAACCAATTGTCAAAGTTAGTAGATGTTATCAAGATTAGTGACCTTACAGCGGTAGAATCGATCCAGCGTGAGTTAGCTTTAATTAAGGTTAAAGCAAGTGTAGAGACACGTTCGGATATCATTAATATTGTCGATATTTTTCGGGCAAGCATTGTCGACGTTAATCGGGAGACGATGGTGATAGAACTTTCAGGTGATGAAACAAAGATAGATGCTCTATGCCAAGTACTAGACGATGACCATGGAATTATCGAAATTGCACGAACGGGGAAGATCGCTCTTTCACGGGGTCCAATTCCAGCCAAGGATCAATGA
- the ilvB gene encoding biosynthetic-type acetolactate synthase large subunit, which translates to MIITGAEAIIESLKNENVDVVFGYPGGAVLTLYDALYTSNFRHILTKHEQGAVHAADGYARATGKVGVVIATSGPGATNLVTGIATAYMDSIPLVAITGQVSVPLIGRDSFQEADIRGITTPITKHNYLVKKVEDLPGALKEAFYIARTGRPGPVVVDIAKDVFAASIDYQYPTEVKLRGYRPIYEGNMETINQVFAELKLARKPLIFVGGGVNLSDSSEALREFVEQTGFPVISSLMGLGCIPFDHPQYLGMVGMHGTYAANVATTECDLLLGIGVRFDDRVTGLLSDFAPKAKIIHFDIDPAEINKNVLAHLRVIGDLKWSIPALLHRVNDVSEVLKEQVHSWTEQVVRWYQENPVTYPQEADLVMPQTVVEKISRLTQGDAVIVTDVGQHQMWTAQFYGFTNPRSFLTSGGLGTMGYGLPAALGAQCGLPDRAVILFVGDGGFMMNCQELAIAADYNFPVKVLILNNQTLGMVAQWQRMFYGGRYSHTNIKGHTDFVKLAEAMGVKGLRVTKPEELGTVLEEALATPGPVVVDIRTPEMVDVLPMVPAGARLDQMIMGG; encoded by the coding sequence TTGATAATCACTGGCGCAGAGGCAATCATAGAATCTTTAAAAAATGAAAACGTAGACGTGGTTTTTGGCTATCCCGGTGGGGCAGTGTTAACGCTTTATGACGCTTTGTATACGTCGAATTTTAGACATATTCTCACAAAACATGAGCAAGGAGCGGTCCATGCAGCTGACGGTTATGCCAGGGCTACTGGAAAGGTCGGGGTTGTCATTGCCACTTCCGGTCCAGGGGCAACTAATTTGGTGACTGGAATTGCCACAGCCTATATGGATTCTATTCCCTTAGTTGCGATTACTGGTCAAGTTTCTGTTCCGTTAATTGGAAGAGACTCCTTTCAGGAGGCAGATATTCGGGGGATCACGACCCCTATTACGAAACATAACTATTTGGTAAAGAAGGTTGAAGATTTACCGGGGGCACTTAAAGAAGCCTTTTATATTGCCCGCACAGGGAGGCCCGGACCTGTGGTTGTCGATATTGCTAAAGATGTATTCGCCGCTTCGATCGATTATCAATATCCGACAGAGGTCAAGTTACGGGGGTATCGCCCTATATATGAAGGGAATATGGAGACCATCAATCAAGTCTTTGCGGAATTGAAATTAGCCCGAAAGCCTCTTATTTTTGTAGGCGGAGGAGTCAATCTGTCCGATTCGTCTGAGGCCTTGAGAGAGTTTGTTGAACAGACAGGGTTTCCAGTCATCTCATCCTTAATGGGTTTGGGTTGTATACCGTTTGATCATCCCCAATACTTAGGGATGGTTGGAATGCACGGGACCTATGCGGCAAATGTGGCGACCACGGAATGTGATTTGCTTTTAGGGATAGGGGTTCGTTTTGATGATAGAGTCACTGGACTTTTGAGTGATTTTGCCCCAAAGGCCAAAATCATCCACTTTGACATTGATCCAGCTGAAATTAACAAAAATGTCTTGGCCCATCTGCGTGTTATTGGAGACCTAAAATGGTCGATACCTGCTTTGTTACACCGAGTTAACGACGTTTCTGAAGTGTTAAAAGAACAAGTGCATTCTTGGACCGAGCAAGTTGTTCGCTGGTATCAGGAAAATCCGGTAACTTATCCTCAGGAAGCTGACCTTGTGATGCCACAGACGGTTGTAGAGAAAATCAGTCGGTTGACCCAGGGGGATGCTGTGATCGTGACCGATGTTGGTCAACACCAGATGTGGACAGCTCAATTTTACGGGTTTACAAATCCACGTTCGTTTCTGACATCAGGTGGGCTTGGTACCATGGGATATGGTCTTCCCGCCGCTCTGGGAGCACAGTGTGGTTTACCGGATAGAGCAGTTATCCTCTTTGTTGGTGATGGTGGATTTATGATGAACTGCCAGGAACTTGCGATTGCGGCTGATTATAATTTTCCAGTTAAAGTCCTTATTTTAAATAATCAGACCTTGGGGATGGTCGCCCAATGGCAAAGAATGTTTTACGGTGGACGATATTCACATACAAACATCAAGGGACATACTGATTTTGTGAAATTGGCTGAAGCGATGGGTGTTAAAGGGCTAAGGGTGACAAAACCGGAGGAACTTGGCACCGTCCTTGAAGAAGCATTGGCTACTCCCGGTCCTGTGGTCGTCGACATTCGGACTCCAGAAATGGTGGATGTATTGCCAATGGTTCCGGCAGGTGCACGATTGGATCAGATGATTATGGGAGGTTAA